TCTAATGGATCATGATGCTCCGGTGGATTTGGACGGTGCAGTGATCTATCACTGTGGTCCTGTAATGATGAAGGATGAGGAAGGCTGGCATGTTAAAGCAGCGGGTCCGACTACTAGTATCCGTGAAGAGCCTTATCAAGGCGATATTATTAAAAAGTTCGGTATACGTGCTGTCATCGGAAAAGGTGGAATGGGTCCGAAAACATTAAAAGCCTTGCATGAGCATGGGGGTGTATATCTCAATGCGATCGGTGGAGCTGCGCAGTATTATGCAGAATGTATCAAGAAGGTAAATGCTGTAGATTTCATGGAATTTGGCATTCCTGAGGCGATGTGGCATCTGGATGTGGATGGTTTCGCTGCTATTGTAACTATGGATGCCCATGGCAACAGTCTGCACGCAGATGTGGAGAAAGATTCCGCAGCAAAACTGACCCAGTTCAAGGAGCCAGTGTTTAAATAAGTCGGATTACAGCCTGGTGAATAAGTCATTAAGAGGGGATTTCCTCTGAGTTGGCTTTTTCTCCGGGTTTTATCAAAGTAGAAGAATTTATAAGTTCCATGCTATAAATTCTCCTTATATTTCTCGCTTAAACACTTACCGTTCTTATAGGGACGTCGAAGGCGTTTATGCCTGTCTAAAGGAGGTCGACGAATGGTACCACATTATATTAGAAATGGTCTTCTTAACGTTACTCCGTATTTCATTGTCGATGATGCAGACCGATTCATAGATTTTGTTGTGAACTGCTTTGATGCAAGAATTAATGATATGCTGCGAAATGATGAGGGAAAGATCAGGCATGCCGAGCTTAGAATAGGGGATTCGATCATCGAGGCTTCAGAAGCAAATGAGAAATATTCACCAGTACAGCTCGCTATTCATCTATATGTAAGAAATGTGGATGAGACCTACCGTAAGTGCTTGGATGCCGGGGCATCGATCATTGAAGAACCATTGGATAAGTCTTATGGAGAAAGAGGAGCGGGCATTAGAGATATTCATGGCAATCAGTGGTTTCTTGCAACCTGCATAGAATGAAATCACGATATTTTACAAAAGTAATACAAAGTAACAGTCCAGAGATGATCAACTTGGGCTGTTATTTTTATATAATCTATTAATAGTAGGGATTTATTTCACGAAAATAGTAGCACTGGTTTTTTGGGGGAAATGAAGTTAGGATAAAAGATACAATGATAAAGGGAGAGGCACACTTCAGATGAAACCGTTTCGCGCTCGTCTTACGTTTATACTTATGGCCTTAATCGGTATTTCCATGATTGGCACTGGATTTACGATGGCTCATCTGTTTAAGAGCTCCCATATAGCTGCTCTAGAAGAGAACATGTCCCGGGAAATAAATCTGCTTGCAGGCACGTTGCAATTTGTAGATATGGATGCCTCCAATGCGATTCCGTATTACACGGAGCAGGCAGAGCATATCGCCAAGCTTCTGGAATCCCGGATTACTTTTATTAGTAAGTCAGGTGAAGTTTTAGGGGACTCCGAGAAAAATCCTTTGGAGATGGACAATCACTCCAATCGTGAAGAAGAGATTGTTGCTGCTAAAGAAGGGATTGGACGAGCCATTCGTTACAGCAAAACTTTGGATCACGAGATGCTATATGTGGCTGGGAAGGTAACCTCGGATCAGGGGTTTGACGGCTACATTCGGGTCTCTATGGGACTGGATGCAGTAACGAAAGGGCTTAACCGTGCTTGGATGATTATGGCTGGGGGTCTAGTTATTTTGTTCCTGTCAGCAACTATTGTCAGCTACAAAGTGGCATCGAGCATGACTTCACCGCTTGAACAAATTACGAGAGTCGCACGGCGTATAACGGATCTTGATTATGATGCAAGAGTCCACTTGAAGCGCAAAGATGAAGTTGGGCAGCTGGCAACAGCGATTAATGCCATGGCTGACAGTCTTCAGGCTCAGCTCAAAACCATTCGTGATAATGAGGATCTGCTGCAAAGCGTGCTGGACAATATGACTGGCGGCATAATAATGATCAATGCGGACGAAGAAATTGCACTGCTGAACCGAGCTTCGGAGCGGATGCTAGATGTTAGCAACAGTGAAATGGCGGGTCATTCGTACAAAGAGCTAAAGCGTCATTATGAGCTAACTCGTCTGCTTGAAGAAGGGGTATCGAGTAAAGAAACGCTCCATGAAGAACGAAGTATTTACAATCCGAGAGAACGGATTATACGCATGGACGCGGTACCTATGATCCAGGATGGGACGTATAGAGGCATGCTCTTCCTGCTGCAGGAAGTAACAGAAATTCGTCGCCTGGAGCGGATGCGAAGTGAATTTGTCGCTAACGTATCCCATGAATTGAAGACGCCGGTTGCGGCTGTTAAAGGATTTGCCGAGACCTTGCTGGGTGGTGGGGTTAAGGATGAGAAGACAGCCCGTTCCTTCTTGCAAATTATTTATGATGAGAACGAACGCTTAAATCGATTAATTGGAGATATTTTGGAATTATCTAAAATCGAATCTAAACGTGTACAGCTTGATTGTTCGCCCGTTCATATCATTGAATTCTTTAATTCCGTGCTGGGAACCATCAGCAAAGTGGCTGAGAAGAAAAATATTAGTCTTAACGTAGAGGTTCCTGAGGAACTGTTCATTGAAGCCGACGAGGATAAACTGCGTCAAATCTTTATGAATTTACTCTCCAATGCGATTAATTACACGCATGAAGGGGGTAGCGTAAAGGTCTATGTTAAGAATCTACTGAAGTCAGATGGCTCTGAAAATGTTCAATTTACCGTTACCGATACAGGTATGGGGATTCCCAAAAAGGATCTACCGCGTATTTTTGAACGTTTTTATCGGGTAGATAAGGCAAGATCCAGAAGCTCCGGTGGAACTGGACTGGGACTGTCTATTGTGAAGCACTTGGTAGATCTGCACCATGGTGTGATTTCGGTTAAAAGTGATCTGGGGATCGGAAGCTCATTTATTATTGAGTTGCCGCTGTTGCAGGAAGAAAAGGTGGATTAGATTTTTGTAAATTCACCTTATCGATTTTACACCAAGTTAACATTGTGGTGATATGATTGTTTTGTTGTTGTTTTGTAAAAATCAAACTATATGGAAGACGGGGGAACCTATGGCTCAACGATTGCTTGTCATTGAAGACGAACCGACACTGGCCCGGCTGCTGTCCTATAACTTAACGCAGGAAGGTTACGAGGTAACAGTAGAGGATCATGGTACGGCAGGATATGATCGTGCGACGAGGGAACCTTTTGACTTGATCGTATTAGATCTAATGTTGCCAGGTATGAATGGCATTGACATCCTTGATAAATTGCGTGGACAAGGTATTCGCACACCTATTATTGTGTTGACCGCCAAAAATGCGGAAGAAGATGTAGTTAGAGGGCTGAAATCAGGTGCTGATGATTATATAACCAAACCATTCGGCGTCTCCGAACTGCTCGCTAGAGTAAGTGCTGTACTTCGGAGGATTTCTGGACTTGCTGAGGAAGCACCGACAGAAACACCTATCTCTGCTTCTACCATTATTTTAGGTCAATTAGAGATTTACCCTGAGAGATATGAAGTCTCCCTCGGTGGTCATAGTATTAACTTGCGGCCTAAAGAGTTCGAAGTGCTATTATATTTGGCTCGTAAGCCAGGTGTTGTGTTGACGAGAGATGATCTCATGAATGCTGTATGGGGCTTTGATTATATTGGTGGACAGCGTACGGTTGATGTACATGTCAGTTCACTCCGTAAAAAGCTTGAGCTGGATCCGGAATCAGTCCATATCGATTCGATTCGAGGCGTGGGCTATAAACTGGTTGTTAATAAAAAGAGAGCTCCGGTCATTTAGGGTGACAGGAGTTCTCTCTTTTCTATACATTTCATAAATAAGATTCGTTTGGAGTACTAGTTGGCTTCCGGGGAAATACTGTGATGTGGATCAATTCATGTTCACTGATTTTACATTGCGTTAACATTTCTCTCCAACTGTATTTACACTAAAAGCTTATCATGGAGATCGAAGATGATGAGAAGGAGACGTAAACACTAATGAAATCCATCATTGACATAGAGAATCTTGATCTCTACTATGAGTCGTTTCACGCACTGAAGAACGTGAATCTGCAAATCCCGGAGAAACAGGTTACCGCTTTTATTGGACCTTCCGGTTGCGGGAAATCCACGTTGCTTCGCACATTGAATCGTATGAATGATATGATTCCTGGCACACGTATAGAAGGAACTGTAAACATCGGTGGCAAAAATATTTATAGTGATGAGGTAGAGGTGGAAAGCCTGCGTAAGCAGGTCGGTATGGTGTTTCAACAGCCGAATCCTTTTCCTAAGTCGATTTACGACAACGTAGCTTACGGTCCTCGACTACACGGCATCCGTTCAAAAAGCGAGCTGGATGAGATCGTAGAAAAAAGCTTGCGCCACTCCGCCCTATGGGAGGAAGTGAAAGATTTTCTGAAGAAATCTGCCCTTAGCTTGTCCGGTGGACAGCAGCAACGGCTTTGTATTGCTAGAGCGTTAGCGGTACAGCCTGATATTCTGCTTATGGATGAGGCAACCTCTGCGCTCGATCCTGTATCCACACTCAAGATAGAAGAGCTTGTTCAGGAACTAAGAAGTGAGTATACAATTGTTATGGTTACTCATAACATGCATCAAGCGGCACGTGTTTCCGGTCGAACCGTGTTTTTCTTAAATGGTGTAATTGTAGAGGCGGCGGACACAGAGGTGCTTTTCTCGAACCCTAAAGATTCCCGCACTGAAGATTATATTTCCGGACGTTTCGGCTGATCAGTAGTAAAAGGGTGCTCGTCCCTGGAAATGGCAAGCTGACCATACGTTAATGAGGAGGATCGCTCTTATTATGATTCGCAGAAAAGAATTTGATAAAGACTTGGAAGAGCTGCGCAGTCTGCTGCAGCAGATGGGTGAGCATGTTAAGGATGCTCTTGAAGGTGCAATTAATGCACTACAAAATCTAGATACAACGCGCGCACAGGAAGTTGTTGAAGCGGATCTGCAGTTGAATGCCATGGAAGATAAAATCATGGAAATTGGCTCACGCCTAATTATTACTCAGCAGCCCGTGGCTAAGGATTTGCGCCGTATTATCGTTGCCTTCAAAATATCAAGCGATTTGGAACGCATGGGTGATCTGGCGCTTGATGTAGCTAAGGCGACCATGCGTCTTCAAGGCCAGCAGCTGATTAAGCCGCTTGTAGACATTCCTCGTATGGCTGAAATCGTGACGATTATGATCGATGAGGCTATCCAGTCTTACCTGGATGAGAACACTGATCTGGCTTATAAAATGGCACAGGATGATGATCAGGTCGATCAATTGTATGGTGCGATGATCAATGAGTTGTATTCTTTTATGGTAACAAAGCCGGATACAGTATCCCAAGCTATGTTATTGACGCTGGTAGGCCGTTATATCGAACGGATTGGCGATCATGCTACTAACATTGGTGAAAGCGTAGTTTACCTGGTTACCGGTAGTCGTCCAGATTTGAATCAATAGTATTTTTGTTTTATCTTAGTAAAACGAAGTAGCCGTCCTTTTATAAGGGCGGCTACTTGTTGTATTATCCCATAAAAGCAAGTTATGTTTCTAACATTTCAGCTAATCCCATTGTTTAAGTTGGTATAGCCGTTTCTACTTGGACAGGCCATATGTTAATATGTAAGGAGTAAGCATGATAAAGGCGAGGTGCACTATGGACAAGTTGATACTTATAGATGGAAATAATATTATTTACCGTGCTTTCTTCGCGATGCCCCCGCTAACGAATACAGCAGGGCAACAGACGAACGCGGTTTACGGATTTACTACGATGCTGCTTCGTTTAATTGAAGAACACAAGCCGACACATATGATTGTTGCCTTCGATGCAGGGAAAGTCACTTTTCGGCATGAAGGTTATGAGGATTATAAAGGCGGTCGGCAAAAGACACCTCCGGAGCTCTCCGAGCAGTTTCCACTACTGAAAGATTTGCTCAGAAATCTAGGTGTACCGCAGTTTGAAATTGGCAATTATGAGGCCGATGATATTATTGGAACCATCTCTCGTCAGGCGGATGAAGCAGGACGGCAGGTTATGATCGTGTCGGGAGACAAGGATATGCTTCAATTGGCTTCTGAACACACGACCGTTGCGTTGATCCGTAAAGGAGTTACTGAGGTTGAGCTTTATGGACCAGAACAAATTCGTGAGAAATATGACTTAACACCAGAGCAGATCATAGACCTTAAAGGACTGATGGGAGATGCCAGTGATAACATTCCGGGAGTGCCGGGTGTTGGTGAGAAAACAGCACTCAAGCTGTTGCATCAATTCGGATCGGTGGAAGGTGTATTAGCAGGAACAGGTGAGCTTAAAGGTAAAATGAAAGAAAAGCTGGAGGCTCATGCGGAAGATGCCGTGATGAGTAGGAAATTGGCGACAATTTATCGTGAAGTACCACTTGAGCATTCGTGGGAAGATATGGTCTTTAACGGAATTTCTGCGGATACAGCCGGACCCGCACTCGCTAAATTAGAATTCAAATCACTTCTGGAACGGCTGTCTCTTAGTGCCTATGCTCCAATTGCTGATGGAGAAGAGGGTGCAGCGGAAGTAGAGGCTGCTACACTTGATATTTCGATCGTGAGTGAAGAAGAACTAGAGGCGCTGAGTGAAGTGCTGCCTAGTATTTCGGCGCTGCATGTGGAGTCCAATGGGGATAATCCGCATCGTGCCGAGGTGATCGGGGTAGGGTTATCTTCTCTGGAGCGGCATTATTATGTGCCGTTTGAATTACTGCAGAAACCAGCTGCTGCGAAACTGCGCGACTGGTTAGGAGATGAGAAGGCTCCGAAAAGTGGATATGATCTTCACCGTGCTGATTTGGCACTGCATTGGCAGGGAATTGCTTTTGCAGGTGCAGCTCATGATGTACAATTGGCAGCTTATTTGCTGGATCCGACAGAAGCTAATCAGAACCTAAACGATCTCGCTACGAAATACGGCTTGCCGAGATTGTCACCTGATGAAGAGGTATTCGGAAAAGGTGCTAAATACAAGATTCCTGAGCTTGAAATCTTAGGGAATCACGTCGCACGTAAGAGTGCTGCGGTACTTGGCATCGCCCAGAAACAACAGCAGGAATTGATCGAAACGGCGATGACCGGACTGTTCGAGGATCTGGAAATGCCATTATCACGTATTCTTGCGGATATGGAGAAACAGGGGATTGCAGTTAATGAAGGGGATCTTAAAGAGTTAGGAAAAGAATTCGAAGCTCAGATTTCCAAGCTGGTCACCGAAATTTATGAAAATTGTGGCACAGAGTTTAATTTGAATTC
The window above is part of the Paenibacillus sp. FSL K6-0276 genome. Proteins encoded here:
- a CDS encoding VOC family protein codes for the protein MVPHYIRNGLLNVTPYFIVDDADRFIDFVVNCFDARINDMLRNDEGKIRHAELRIGDSIIEASEANEKYSPVQLAIHLYVRNVDETYRKCLDAGASIIEEPLDKSYGERGAGIRDIHGNQWFLATCIE
- a CDS encoding ATP-binding protein, with translation MKPFRARLTFILMALIGISMIGTGFTMAHLFKSSHIAALEENMSREINLLAGTLQFVDMDASNAIPYYTEQAEHIAKLLESRITFISKSGEVLGDSEKNPLEMDNHSNREEEIVAAKEGIGRAIRYSKTLDHEMLYVAGKVTSDQGFDGYIRVSMGLDAVTKGLNRAWMIMAGGLVILFLSATIVSYKVASSMTSPLEQITRVARRITDLDYDARVHLKRKDEVGQLATAINAMADSLQAQLKTIRDNEDLLQSVLDNMTGGIIMINADEEIALLNRASERMLDVSNSEMAGHSYKELKRHYELTRLLEEGVSSKETLHEERSIYNPRERIIRMDAVPMIQDGTYRGMLFLLQEVTEIRRLERMRSEFVANVSHELKTPVAAVKGFAETLLGGGVKDEKTARSFLQIIYDENERLNRLIGDILELSKIESKRVQLDCSPVHIIEFFNSVLGTISKVAEKKNISLNVEVPEELFIEADEDKLRQIFMNLLSNAINYTHEGGSVKVYVKNLLKSDGSENVQFTVTDTGMGIPKKDLPRIFERFYRVDKARSRSSGGTGLGLSIVKHLVDLHHGVISVKSDLGIGSSFIIELPLLQEEKVD
- a CDS encoding response regulator transcription factor — its product is MAQRLLVIEDEPTLARLLSYNLTQEGYEVTVEDHGTAGYDRATREPFDLIVLDLMLPGMNGIDILDKLRGQGIRTPIIVLTAKNAEEDVVRGLKSGADDYITKPFGVSELLARVSAVLRRISGLAEEAPTETPISASTIILGQLEIYPERYEVSLGGHSINLRPKEFEVLLYLARKPGVVLTRDDLMNAVWGFDYIGGQRTVDVHVSSLRKKLELDPESVHIDSIRGVGYKLVVNKKRAPVI
- the pstB gene encoding phosphate ABC transporter ATP-binding protein PstB, encoding MKSIIDIENLDLYYESFHALKNVNLQIPEKQVTAFIGPSGCGKSTLLRTLNRMNDMIPGTRIEGTVNIGGKNIYSDEVEVESLRKQVGMVFQQPNPFPKSIYDNVAYGPRLHGIRSKSELDEIVEKSLRHSALWEEVKDFLKKSALSLSGGQQQRLCIARALAVQPDILLMDEATSALDPVSTLKIEELVQELRSEYTIVMVTHNMHQAARVSGRTVFFLNGVIVEAADTEVLFSNPKDSRTEDYISGRFG
- the phoU gene encoding phosphate signaling complex protein PhoU, with the translated sequence MIRRKEFDKDLEELRSLLQQMGEHVKDALEGAINALQNLDTTRAQEVVEADLQLNAMEDKIMEIGSRLIITQQPVAKDLRRIIVAFKISSDLERMGDLALDVAKATMRLQGQQLIKPLVDIPRMAEIVTIMIDEAIQSYLDENTDLAYKMAQDDDQVDQLYGAMINELYSFMVTKPDTVSQAMLLTLVGRYIERIGDHATNIGESVVYLVTGSRPDLNQ
- the polA gene encoding DNA polymerase I yields the protein MDKLILIDGNNIIYRAFFAMPPLTNTAGQQTNAVYGFTTMLLRLIEEHKPTHMIVAFDAGKVTFRHEGYEDYKGGRQKTPPELSEQFPLLKDLLRNLGVPQFEIGNYEADDIIGTISRQADEAGRQVMIVSGDKDMLQLASEHTTVALIRKGVTEVELYGPEQIREKYDLTPEQIIDLKGLMGDASDNIPGVPGVGEKTALKLLHQFGSVEGVLAGTGELKGKMKEKLEAHAEDAVMSRKLATIYREVPLEHSWEDMVFNGISADTAGPALAKLEFKSLLERLSLSAYAPIADGEEGAAEVEAATLDISIVSEEELEALSEVLPSISALHVESNGDNPHRAEVIGVGLSSLERHYYVPFELLQKPAAAKLRDWLGDEKAPKSGYDLHRADLALHWQGIAFAGAAHDVQLAAYLLDPTEANQNLNDLATKYGLPRLSPDEEVFGKGAKYKIPELEILGNHVARKSAAVLGIAQKQQQELIETAMTGLFEDLEMPLSRILADMEKQGIAVNEGDLKELGKEFEAQISKLVTEIYENCGTEFNLNSPKQLGEILFVKLGLPVVKKTKTGYSTDAEVLEKLAPYHDVVRLILQYRTIAKLQSTYVEGLLKEISPKTGKVHTFYRQTIAATGRLSSQFPNLQNIPIRLEEGRKIRKVFVPSEPGWSILAADYSQIELRVLAHISGDERMKEAFLHDMDIHTKTAMDVFGVTADQVDSNMRRAAKAVNFGIVYGISDYGLSQNLNIPRKEAAQFIEQYFEVYQGVRRYMDDIVVEARKNGYVTTLLERRRYLPEINAKNFNLRSFAERTAMNTPIQGTAADIIKLAMVHMDKALFERGLKSRMLLQVHDELVFEVPEDEMELMKTLLPEIMGGALQLSVPLKAEVSFGSNWYEAK